One window from the genome of Microbulbifer sp. ALW1 encodes:
- a CDS encoding formate/nitrite transporter family protein, producing MAYLAPSEFVTKMVDAGESKIYMSTRDTLVRAYMAGAILALAAVFAVTVAVATGSHLVGSILFPVGFCMLYLMGFDLLTGVFVLAPLAWLDRRPGVTWGGILRNWGLVFVGNFGGALTVAVMMAFVFTMGFNTEPGAVGAKLASVGEARTLGYAEYGAAGWFTIFLRGMLCNWMVSMGVVGAMISTNVSGKVIAMWMPIMLFFFMAFEHSVVNMFLFPTAIMMGGDFSVMDYLIWNEIPTALGNLVGGLAFTGLTLFTTHYKTAPKRQLTAKSSATGKEALA from the coding sequence ATGGCTTATCTCGCTCCATCAGAATTTGTGACCAAAATGGTCGATGCGGGGGAATCGAAGATTTACATGTCCACCCGCGACACCCTCGTTCGCGCCTATATGGCCGGTGCCATTCTCGCGTTGGCCGCCGTTTTTGCGGTAACTGTGGCGGTAGCCACCGGCTCCCACCTCGTCGGTTCCATCTTGTTCCCGGTGGGGTTCTGTATGTTGTACCTGATGGGCTTCGACCTGCTGACCGGGGTATTTGTACTCGCGCCGCTGGCGTGGCTCGACAGACGCCCAGGCGTCACCTGGGGCGGTATATTGCGCAACTGGGGGCTGGTGTTTGTGGGCAACTTTGGCGGTGCGCTGACTGTTGCAGTGATGATGGCGTTCGTGTTCACCATGGGTTTTAACACGGAACCCGGTGCCGTCGGCGCCAAGCTCGCTTCCGTAGGCGAGGCTCGCACCCTGGGATACGCGGAATACGGTGCCGCCGGCTGGTTTACCATTTTCCTGCGCGGAATGCTGTGTAACTGGATGGTATCCATGGGCGTGGTGGGTGCAATGATCTCCACCAATGTGAGCGGTAAAGTCATCGCCATGTGGATGCCAATCATGCTGTTCTTCTTTATGGCCTTCGAGCACTCGGTGGTGAATATGTTCCTGTTCCCCACGGCCATCATGATGGGCGGTGATTTCTCGGTGATGGATTACCTGATCTGGAACGAAATCCCCACAGCTCTGGGTAACCTGGTCGGCGGTCTCGCCTTTACCGGCCTGACACTCTTCACCACCCACTACAAAACCGCACCCAAGCGCCAGTTGACTGCAAAGAGCAGCGCAACGGGTAAAGAAGCTCTGGCCTGA